From the genome of Impatiens glandulifera chromosome 9, dImpGla2.1, whole genome shotgun sequence, one region includes:
- the LOC124915396 gene encoding protein CROWDED NUCLEI 4-like produces the protein MANNTSLDPLVITPTSITPVSRVLRTPMSERLLESGFDDEESIKRRDQSGLIGYIAKLEAENYDLQHHLGVLILEKKEWDSKHERMKALTESDELMHIHYRAAMASASVEAQKREENLKKLLGVEKECVASIEKAMSKMRAECAEMKIASESKLAEARILMEDAQKKSEESETKLHAAESLESEANRYHQAAERSLHEVEAREDELMRRVESFKSDSDAKEKDIVRERQSLSVKQRSLQLSQEGLLYSQNLLNQREDYIFSRTEELNRKEKILEDSKVKIDEELKSFIEEKHMLEINAASLKAREEDIEKRKLDLDKREEDLQILQQKLERKEYDGFQQAVDHHEASIKVRRFEFEAEKELKRKLVDEELEAKRRAWELREVDLRQTEDLIMEQEYDWGIKYRYLADKEKDYAERLNILEEKEKNLIVTEEAAELNKYLLQKEKEEINKLKLSVQDSMHLLEERRKELANTEEKIETMRRETDELMILATCLKEEIDMIRTQKQDVDVQSDELKAEKAKFEAEWELIDEKREELKNQAELIAEERISIFKFLKDERDSLKAEKDAMLEQYKHDLESLSRDRETLLHEIENERSDWFSKLQKERANILNDIDIQKREFEKFVNKRNEETESYLRERKEILDEEKKKELQNISLLREMALVETEQVKSEMEKLAAERFEISLDREQREKEWIELNNTIEELNLQRHKLEKQRKLLHTDREQILAEIEQMKKLDDSKDQSSTPSSRLKRSADTELDQTQSDKKRKLLKDFIRTPSEDTVQIRRNEPQGHNQAHCRTEETMVYIDKIIRIHEVTSMEDEVAVLEGQETVR, from the exons ATGGCGAATAATACTTCACTGGACCCTCTTGTCATAACTCCTACTTCAATCACTCCTGTTTCTAGGGTTTTACGGACACCTATGAGTGAGCGTCTTCTTGAATCGGGTTTTGATGATGAGGAGTCTATCAAGAGGAGGGACCAATCTGGTCTAATTGGTTACATAGCTAAGCTAGAAGCTGAG AATTATGATCTCCAACACCATTTGGGTGTTCTTATATTGGAGAAAAAAGAGTGGGATTCCAAGCATGAGAGAATGAAGGCATTGACGGAATCAGATGAATTAATGCATATACATTATCGAGCAGCTATGGCATCTGCATCAGTTGAAGCACAAAAACGAGAGGAGAATCTAAAGAAGCTTCTTGGAGTTGAGAAAGAGTGTGTTGCAAGT ATTGAGAAGGCGATGAGTAAGATGCGAGCTGAATGCGCTGAGATGAAAATTGCTTCTGAGAGCAAATTGGCTGAAGCACGAATTCTCATGGAGGATGCTCAAAAGAAGTCTGAAGAATCAGAGACGAAATTACATGCTGCAGAATCTCTTGAATCAGAAGCTAACCGATACCATCAAGCTGCCGAGAGGAGCTTGCATGAAGTTGAAGCACGTGAAGATGAACTTATGAGGCGCGTTGAATCATTTAAGTCAGA TTCGGATGCCAAAGAGAAGGATATAGTTCGCGAAAGACAGTCATTATCTGTAAAACAGAGAAGTCTGCAGCTATCACAAGAAGGCTTACTTTATTCACAAAATCTATTGAACCAACGAGAGGATTATATATTCAGCAGAACTGAAGAATTGAATCGGAAAGAGAAAATCCTAGAGGATTCTAAGGTGAAAATTGACGAGGAACTAAAGAGTTTTATTGAAGAAAAACACATGCTAGAGATAAATGCTGCTTCTCTAAAAGCAAGGGAGGAG GATATTGAAAAGAGGAAACTTGATTTGGATAAAAGAGAAGAAGACCTACAGATTCTACAGCAGAAACTAGAAAGGAAGGAATAT GATGGATTCCAACAAGCTGTGGACCACCATGAAGCTTCTATCAAAGTGAGAAGGTTTGAATTTGAAGCAGAGAAGGAACTGAAGCGTAAACTTGTGGATGAGGAATTGGAAGCAAAGAGACGGGCTTGGGAATTAAGAGAAGTGGATCTTAGACAAACGGAGGACCTGATCATGGAACAAGAATATGACTGGGGCATCAAGTATAGGTATCTGGCAGATAAAGAGAAGGATTATGCAGAGAGGCTAAATATACTCgaggagaaagagaaaaatCTCATAGTTACTGAAGAAGCTGCTGAATTGAATAAGTACCTTTTgcaaaaagagaaagaagagatcAACAAGTTGAAACTTTCCGTTCAGGATTCCATGCATCTGCTGGAAGAGAGAAGGAAAGAACTTGCGAATACTGAAGAGAAAATAGAAACCATGAGAAGGGAAACAGATGAATTGATGATACTGGCAACATGCCTTAAAGAAGAAATCGACATGATCAGAACCCAGAAGCAGGATGTGGATGTTCAGTCTGACGAGCTTAAAGCCGAGAAGGCAAAATTCGAAGCTGAATGGGAGTTGATTGATGAGAAAAGAGAGGAACTAAAGAATCAAGCAGAACTTATTGCCGAGGAGAGAATTTCCATATTTAAGTTTCTCAAGGATGAGCGTGACAGTTTAAAGGCTGAGAAGGATGCAATGCTTGAACAGTACAAACACGATCTTGAATCTCTTTCTCGTGATCGTGAAACCTTGTTGCATGAAATTGAGAATGAACGTTCAGATTGGTTCTCTAAACTACAGAAAGAACGtgcaaatattttaaatgatattgacATTCAGAAGAGGGAGTTtgaaaaatttgttaataagaGGAATGAAGAAACAGAAAGTTATCTCAGGGAAAGAAAAGAAATCCTCGATgaggaaaaaaagaaagaacttCAAAACATTTCTTTGCTTCGAGAGATGGCATTGGTGGAAACGGAGCAGGTTAAGTCTGAAATGGAGAAACTTGCTGCTGAGAGATTTGAAATCAGTTTGGATCGTGAGCAAAGGGAGAAAGAATGGATAGAGCTAAATAATACTATTGAGGAACTTAATCTGCAAAGACATAAATTAGAGAAACAGAGGAAGTTATTGCATACAGATAGGGAACAGATTCTTGCTGAGATTGAGCAAATGAAAAAGTTGGATGATTCAAAAGATCAATCTTCTACTCCTTCCTCACGACTTAAGAGAAGCGCGGATACAGAATTGGATCAAACACAAAGTGATAAGAAAAGGAAACTTCTAAAGGATTTTATACGAACGCCATCTGAAGATACAGTTCAAATCAG AAGAAATGAACCTCAAGGTCATAACCAGGCCCATTGTAGGACTGAGGAGACCATGGTCTATATCGATAAAATCATTCGAATTCATGAAGTAACTTCAATGGAGGACGAAGTAGCTGTTTTGGAGGGTCAG GAAACGGTGAGATGA
- the LOC124915122 gene encoding branched-chain amino acid aminotransferase 2, chloroplastic-like, translated as MESIAAFSGLNPNLKHMLRPSRTTLMQVPSVLTDATISPPSFLQLRKQHNFISRSKVTTIARVASPTSNETYGLAELDWDNLGFSYIPTDYMYTMKCTQGQEFGEGELKRFGNIELSPSAGVLNYGQGLFEGMKAYRKQDGSIVLFRPEENAMRMRIGAERMCMPAPTVEQFIDAVNTTVVANKRWVPPAGKGSLYIRPLLMGTGAVLGLAPAPEYTFLIYVSPVGNYFKEGLAPINLIVETEVHRATPGGTGGVKTIGNYASVLKAQSIAKAKGFTDVLYLDCVEKKYLEEVSSCNVFVVKGNLIATPAIKGTILPGITRKSIIDVARSQGFEVEERQVSVDELLDADEVFCTGTAVVVSPVGSITYLDRRTAYQNGGVGKVSQQLYSVLTGLQMGILEDKMNWVVEL; from the exons ATGGAGAGTATCGCGGCGTTCTCTGGCCTCAATCCAAACCTCAAACACATGCTCAGACCTTCCCGCACCACACTAATGCAAGTTCCTTCAGTTCTAACCGATGCCACCATTTCTCCTCCGTCCTTTCTCCAG CTTCGGAAGCAGCACAATTTCATTTCCCGCAGTAAAGTGACCACCATTGCACGCGTTGCTTCACCCACTAG CAATGAGACATATGGATTAGCTGAACTAGATTGGGACAACCTTGGGTTCTCATATATCCCTACCGATTATATGTACACCATGAAGTGTACTCAGGGACAAGAATTTGGTGAGGGTGAGTTAAAGCGTTTTGGGAACATTGAGCTGAGCCCATCTGCTGGGGTCCTAAATTATGGGCAG ggtttatttgaagGTATGAAGGCATACAGGAAACAAGATGGAAGTATTGTTCTTTTTCGTCCAGAAGAAAATGCAATGCGAATGAGGATTGGTGCAGAGCGTATGTGCATGCCTGCCCCAACAGTTGAACAATTTATAGATGCTGTGAACACGACGGTTGTAGCAAACAAACGATGG GTGCCCCCAGCTGGCAAAGGTTCCTTGTATATAAGACCATTGCTTATGGGAACTGGAGCTGTTCTTGGTCTTGCACCAGCTCCTGAGTACACATTCTTGATCTATGTTTCCCCAGTAGGAAACTATTTTAAG GAAGGCTTGGcacccataaatttaattgtTGAAACTGAAGTGCATCGAGCAACCCCTGGTGGCACTGGTGGTGTGAAGACCATAGGAAATTATGCTTCG GTCTTAAAGGCACAATCTATTGCAAAAGCAAAAGGGTTTACAGATGTTCTTTACTTGGATTGTGTTGAGAAGAAATATCTTGAAGAGGTTTCCTCTTGTAATGTTTTTGTGGTGAAG GGCAATCTTATTGCTACTCCCGCAATCAAAGGTACAATTCTTCCGGGCATTACGCGAAAGAGTATAATCGATGTAGCTCGAAGTCAAGGATTCGAG GTTGAGGAACGACAGGTATCTGTGGACGAATTACTCGACGCCGACGAGGTTTTCTGTACTGGAACAGCTGTTGTAGTATCTCCCGTGGGAAGCATCACTTATCTTGACAGAAG